In the Bartonella apihabitans genome, AAACATGATGGCATTCATAAACTTTGTAATCACAAGATCACCGAACTTCGGATCTGGATTAATCTCACGTTTTTCTGCTCTATGGCGACGGGACATTGGCTTCGTCTCTCAAACTTATTTAGGACGCTTGGCACCGTATTTGGAACGGCGCTGCTTACAATTCTTAACACCTTGTGTATCAAGCACACCACGAATGATGTGATAACGAACACCAGGCAAATCCTTAACACGTCCGCCACGAATCATGACAACGGAGTGCTCCTGAAGGTTATGACCTTCACCAGGAATATAACCAATAACTTCAAAACCATTGGTCAAACGAACCTTGGCAACCTTACGGAGAGCCGAATTAGGTTTCTTCGGTGTCGTTGTATAAACGCGCGTGCACACACCACGCTTTTGCGGGTTTGCCTGCAGAGCAGGAACCTTATTACGCTTGACCGGCGCTGTACGCGGCTTGCGGATCAACTGGTTTACGGTAGGCATTCAACCTTCCTCTTTTCAATCTCTTTTTCGTCTCGCCCAATTTGGGCCGCTTCACTTTATTTAGTTCCCAATCAACCGGATTTAGCTCCGAACCAACTGGTAACGACAGTAAACACATGCACAAAAAACCGGGCTTCACCGCTATCGTGCAGATCACCCGACTATAAGCAGAGGAGACCTTTCAAGGCCTCATGCATCCGGCATTTGCGTTTCAAAACCGTAAAACGAACCCTGTTTGAGGCGAACTCCAAAACGTGTCGTTTTGAAAATGTAGCTAACCTCACATCGGCTCCGATGGCGGTTTATTAACGATAAACGGTTGTTGCGTCAAGTCCTATAGCCGAGAAAAACTATGAAATCGCGAAATTTACAGCGATTGAATGAACAATTGACGGTTTATCGGCATAGAGGCAACAATATTGACCTGATTTTAACAGCCTATTCCCTTTTTGAACCCTTTTAGAGAATGGCAATCACTCTCCTATTTCGGTTTTAACGTCCATTATCAGGTCATTCGTGGAATCAAACAGACCGAAAGCAAGAATCGGCTATAAATCATTCCGTTAAAATATGATGAACATTTCGGCATATTGTCGTGGATAAGACGTTAAACTCAACCGAAAAAAGCCGGATGGATAACATTGTCATGCATTTTGGTCGCTACAGGCTGTGCTTATGCGAGATTTTGCGAACGCCAACTTCTTTCTAAGTGACTTACCGATAAGACAGGTTACTTTTTTCAAGCCCATATAATTAAGAGGTTGCCCATACAGTTAGCTGATTGATTGCCTCTATTAATTAAGAATTGTGATTGAAGTTTTTCTTGTCACCAATATTCATTATTATAGAAACAAACACT is a window encoding:
- the rpsL gene encoding 30S ribosomal protein S12, with translation MPTVNQLIRKPRTAPVKRNKVPALQANPQKRGVCTRVYTTTPKKPNSALRKVAKVRLTNGFEVIGYIPGEGHNLQEHSVVMIRGGRVKDLPGVRYHIIRGVLDTQGVKNCKQRRSKYGAKRPK